The Lolium perenne isolate Kyuss_39 chromosome 6, Kyuss_2.0, whole genome shotgun sequence genome segment ATTCACACTATATATAAGACGGGAATGTAGCACGAATCACAAAGCAGCTAGCGGTGCATGCCGCACCGATAGCGTTACAATGGACTTTCCGTTCTCGCAGAGCCTGCGTGTAATTGGTACCATTGTGATATTAATGCTGCCACATTAAATTTTTATATTTTATCACGTAACATGTTTGTATGACAGCAATATGTCAAATGATATCTACATTACAAGCCAAAAAATGTTTATTAAATCAATTTTGTAGACGCTATGAAACCAGACTTCCAAGAACTTAGTTCGAATATTTGGTTGATATCCAAATCTTATCTGTCAGACATATTCAATTATTTCTACTTGTGACACAAATTTGATTGCCATGGTTTCTATATTAATATGTGACATGGTACCTATATTTAGTTAAATATGGTACTAACTTGTAGTCTATGAACTTTCAATGCTTTGTTTGTAGAACCATGAGTAGTATTATATAGAAATTCAACTCAATTCTGTCTAATATATTTAAATTTTCGTTCTTGTCACACTAATATAATTCACACATATACCCCGTATTTTCAACCATATGGTAGTACCAGCATTTATAGGCGCCACGGGATTTGTCGGCGGGTGGATGCCCCCTTGGCGTTCGACTTTTCACATAACTTACTATGAAATAACAATTGACCAGCTAGATGATTCCCAGTAGGCTAACAACTCCACGGGACGTACCCCAGTCCTTACCCTCGTCCCGCACTACAGGATAACAACCGCCCCCGCCCGTAGCGCCGCCGGTGCAAAGTCCCATTGGTCGTGCCGGCGGCGGGGGCTCCTCCTCTTCTATTCCTGGTGACGACGGACAGATCTTCGTCATCGTTGCATGGCGGGCACGCGGATGAGTTGGGCGGCGGCTTGCGCTGCGCCTCTGCTCCCGTCGGCGGCCAACGCTGCGGCCTCCCTCCTCACGTCGGCTCCGCAGCACTCAGGTAGGGGTTGTTGGTGGTAGGCGGCCAGGCTCATAGCCTGCGCCAATTTCAGCTCGCATATTAGGCTAACAACTCCACGGGACGTAACCCGGTCCTAACCCTCGTCCCGCACCACAGGATAACCACCGCCCCCGGCGGTAGCAGCGCCGGGGCAAAGTCCCACGGGGCTTGGCGGGGGCGGGGGCTCCTCCTCTTCGATTCCTGGTGACGACGGGCGGATCTCCCTCCTCGTTGCAATGCGGGCACGCGGATTAGTTGGGCGGTatatatttatttttattattataGACAAATAACGAATTGCTTCTTTCAACCACATTATACATATAATTCACACATATTAGTAATGTTGTAGTTATTTTTGCTTTAAAGTATCACGAATCACGTCTCATATAAAGTAAATACGAAAACTGACCGaaatttattttgaaatttgtagATATATTATATGGAAATGATACAAACTATATATTAGAATGTAATTTTGCACTTACCACGAACCAGCGAGCGATGGATGCGGCACCGGTAGTTACCGATGCCGTTAGAATGGACTTTCCGGGACTTTGCGTTCTTGCAGAGTTTGGGTGCAATTGGTACCATTGTGATATTATTATATTTTCTTTATCGGAAAAAGATTATTCGCAATATCATACTTAGCAAACAAACTATATATGATTCGATATATGTGAACACAGAGCTGCCGAACTTAAGTTATCTGAAAGTCCAAGTGTATGGTGAATCACTTATTATATTTCATGTACTGTTTGGAATGGAAATATTTTTTTTTCCCATATGACAACATGTATCGAGCAGCCATGCCTATTGAGTTTAAACAACAATGCTCTCTCTACCATGTGTAATATCAACTGTGCAACCTACTCTGCCTCCTGTTCATGTATGTGACACACGATGCATAGTCCTCTCTCCTTAGAAAACAAAATGTAAATATTATGGCTGAATGATGTAACTCATACCCTTTGTCACTCTGTTTTTAGTTAGCTCGTAACATATTGATTTTCCATACTACAAACACATCATAATTAAAAAGACACATTGCCACCCCGATCTCTGTTGCAACATAGTCTTACGCAAGTACCACTGCGCTCGATTCTTAAATTGCCCGTACACATCAGTGGACTGGCAGTGCACACCATTATTTCAAAGAACTACTGACCTAGCAAACAGTCGCCCGCAGCCTCACCCATACTGACCGTCCTGCTCACTTGCTGAAGACACGCCTCGAGACCAAATATCACCGAAGCTCATCCACAGCCACCTCCACTGTAAATTTATTCCACAGCCACCGGCCAAACCGAGCTCCACCGAGCTCCACCATGGATGAAGCAGCAGCAGACCGCATTTTTGGTGACCAGGACCTCCTGGCCGAGATATTGGCCAGGCTCCCTTCGGCCCGCCAGGTTCTGCGGACAAAGGCTGTCGGCAAGAAGTTCAAGTCGGCAACGGAAGAAGGAAGGTTCGTCGAGCAGTACGTCGAGCACCATCAGCCGTCGATCATCTCCTTCCTGGTGAAGTTCGAGGGCGTCTTCGGACCGTCTTTCCAGCTTTACGACGCAGAGGCTGCACCGGCCGACGACACGGTTGTAGCTCTGCGGGCGCGCATCAACAAGGAGGCGCTGCAGGCTGACCGTGTCGTCGCCGCCCGGGGTGGCTTCGTGCTCAGAGCCAACTGGATCCACCCCGGCAACTACACTGTGAGCTGCCCCACCGACGTCCCCAGGCTGTACACCTTCGCCGCAACGCCGCTGCCGCCGGTACCGCGCCTCCCCGACCAGTACACCGACAACACCTATGGCCAGTTCGGCCTTGTGCTGGAGGCAGGACCTCCGGGAGGTATGGCTTTCTTCAAACTAGACctggatgaagatcgccaagtggCTCGCACCTGCGAGGGAGTCAGCTTAGGTTCTCGTAAGTGTGTCCACGCACACGTTTCCATCTACTCCCATGGTCAGTGGAACCGATACTTCTCTGAGCCAATTAGGTCTAGGGGTAGAGTTTTTTTCCACCGGCACCCATCATGCATCCTGGCTCCCAACTCTCTCTTCCTGGTTTATGTTGTTGGCTCCATAATCAGATTCGACCTTACTGACCACACCTTCCATGTCCTACCAATGCCTGCCTTGCTGAGTGCAGGCGTTAGTTCAGACTTCCAGTATGCAGTTGGGGAGCACAGTGAGGGGGGGATCACTCTTGCTCACTTCATGCAGAGTCACCTCTACACCTGGGCTCTTAAACCTAATGCTGGAGCACTGAATTGGCACATTGTCTCCGTGATAGATATTGTTCAGGCATTTATCTTACAGTTTGGGGTGGGCTTCTGTGTTAACTTCTTCCCCGCGATGGTCGGCAATGATCCAGGGATAGAGATTGAGTTCCATTCAGTTCAGCCAAGAGCTATGTCGCTGGACGGATCCCTAGTTCTCTTGACAGTAGCATTCACCAATGGTCTGTTTGTGCTTGATTCTGCCACTGGGTCGATCACACCGTTGGCACAGATTGATCCCATCGCACCGGTTGCCAATGTCTACACCTTGACAGAGCCGTGGCCACCCCGGTTTGTTTGATGCCAATTATCATGCAGTGTCGCTGCGGGTACATCTAATAGCATGACAAACTATGTGTCGTGCACTGTCCACCTACCAAAACAGTATTAGCAATTTGGTGTAATGCAGTGGATCAGCTGCTGTTTGTTATGAAAATGCATTATGACTTTGCCACAGCAGTGGGGTCAGTATGTAACCCATCAACTATTAGTTGTAACGGATATCTATATATCGAGCTTGGTGTTCTAATATGTGTGAACTACTATTGTTGTAATATGTATGGATTATTGTTAAGTAATGTCATTTCGAACTGTGTTTTCTATATATGTTCGGCTTCTGGATATCTGATTTTTGTCACCTTTTTTACTTTGCTTCCTACCATTTAAGTAATCACCTCCTGACGTGTTTTTCAGCCGTGTAAACCATTGCACTTATATCTGAATAAAGTCCGACACCAACTATTTATCTGTTGGTAGGGTtcatgtgtgacaatattagttatCTTTGAAACAGTTGTCTCCATCTCGCCACATTTTTTGCTACCTCATCCGCATCCGCACCTCAGTAATTGGTGCCCTAAAGTGATGCATACGTAGGAGAAGGCGGAGCAGCCGTCCGCCTTCATCCCTGAAGTCACCTTGCAGCCCACGGCGCCAACATCCTACCATGCCACCACCGTCGCCGCGTCACCTTCCAGCCCACGACGGCACacaccaccaacaacaaaataGAGATAAGGAGCGCCAGCCCCCCCATGATCGCGTCCATCTGAAACACCAAACGCCGCCTACTCTGTTACAGTTGATTGTTGTCCTTTTGCAGCCATGCATCAGTCATACACATTGTATATATTTCTGTTCAGCATAGTTTCGGTTTTATTAAAGTCATTCATTATTTTATCTGAGCCACATAACGTTGACGGGCACTATATTTTTGAAATTATGGTCCGGTAACATTTTGGTACCAATGTAATATGGCACATGCTATCTACATTCACTGAAATATGTTCCgaaataaagtatgaacaaacttAGGAATCTTTTCTTTCTTTAATAATGTGAATTATTTTATAGAAATCCAATTCATTACAGTATTACATATTCCAAATTTTGTTCTTCTCGCACCAATATAATTCACACATATACCAGGTGATCATCTTTAAAAGTTTCCTTTTCAGAATCATGAGTAATATTACATTCGACGTCTTCCCTCACTGTGGTCCGCGCAAGATCTCGAGAGGCATAGACCCTCGCTGCCCCTGCATCTGCGGCGGACCGCTTCCCTCCGAGGAGACCGCGGGAGATGCCGGTAGGCAGTAGCCTCAACGCCCCATTCTTCGGCGGCAGACTCCTTCCCTCCGAGGCGGCCGCGAGAGATGTTGAGAGGCAAGACAACCTCAACTCTAACAATGGTACCAATCATGAAAGATTTAGGCGGAAGAAAGCTGGAACTTATCATCATTGGATCTTGCGGATGATGTCTATTTATACAGGCTCCAGGTACTGAATCGTCATTCACGCCAACTCTATTCATGCATAAGAATCCTGAATGGCCAGACCACAATATGATTATGATGCAACACTTTTCCACCCCCCTGAGATCAGGAGCTCCACCCCAACCCACATGATCCCGTCCATCTGAAATTCCGACTTTTGCTATGCATCCTGGCCTTTGCCAAGTTAAACCACCGGCCTGCTCTCGTTTCCCCCATCGCCTGCAAGGCCGCCAAGGGAAATTCTTGTCTCACCGCCGCACAGCTGCAGCTGAAGGCACACCGCCACTCCTTTATTTAGAGGAGCGTCGATCCTCCTCTCCCCTCTACCCTCCGACCACCGGAGCAAAAGAGGAACCAAAGAAGATCCTAAATCGGCGGAGATTCAGGCGGACAGATCCCGACCACCACTCCAACTACTAGGCAGCAAGCCCTCTACCGGCATAAAGACACTAACCGTACCTACGCTATTTACTCCGGCACCTCCCCTCAACCGATCTCTACCGGCGTCGTCGACTAGATTGGCTTCAGTATGGCCCGGTTCTTTCGAGACAAGACGTAGGTACTGCAGCGGTGGGATAGGGGGAGAGGGGAAGAATACACCTTGCTGATCCCGAAGGAAGTATCATCCCTAGATAACTGCATGTCACAAAAAGGCCTTAAAAACCCTAACGAGGAAGACAATTGTATCGTCCCCTTCCACTCACTCGCCAACAGTACAGGCCTTGTGGAAGACACTACTAACAACAAACCTCTGACTCCCAAAGCTCCACGGCCTCTATAGACGACCGTGCATGTACAGAACAGCCTCACCAGATCCATCGATCATAGATGTGCCTAGGCTAGCAGCTCTCTGGCTCCGCCATTAGTGGCTTTCCCGAGATTTGGACCGAGCTAGAACACATGTATTCTGACGCGCCATCGCCTCCACCATCTCACCGGGCGATGTGTAAGGATACCCTATAGGGACCTCAGCACCAGCGATCCGAAGATGAGCCGCTAGTACGTTAATCACATTGCACAAGAAGACGATCCATCACAGTGGAGACGTGCACGCCGCAACAGAACCGTGGCATCTCGATGCCTGAGACGCTACATCAGCCGGAGAAGCACGCAGCATCCGGCATGCATACCGCCACCGTGTGAGGGACGAAGCAACCGCCGCCTGAATTGATGCCAATGCTTTGCCCTTCGTTTCTTCCGGCAGCGGCGAGCAGTAGGTGTAGACCCCACCAGAATCTCCCAGGCAATGCTACGAAGGGTTTACGAACAACTTGTATCTGTTGGTTTATCTTATCGTACTGCCTTCTCCAAGGCAATGACCACCATATGGACTTCCCACTGCAATATGACTCTTAAAATAAAAATTTGAAATGTGTAAATATGAGATATTATTAATCACTTCAACCTATAGTATATTAGTAACATTGAGAACATTCATATTTTCGTCAACAAGCATTGCATCAAAGATTCATATCTCACGCTCAACATATATATGTGTACCATATATTTATTGTACATAATTTGTAAGGACTTTTAAGTTCGGTCCCTCTGATATTTTGTTTCCTTGAATAGAATATTGGACAAGAACATCTTttatgtacattcaggaggaaacTAATAAACTATATTCAATAATGGTCCATTCATAAATTATATAATTGTACAGGATAAATGTCTCGGAAGGCAAACATTGTTCTAAAGTTTTTAATATATGTCAAAGACATTTCTCGCATATCACATCAATAAGGGGTTTTTCTTTAAGAGGACCAGTATGTGCAAATTTTCAACTTCCAACTTCAATATGAATCTTTAAAGAAATATTTGAAACATGTAAATATGAGATATTATTATTGACTTTAACCTAAACTATATTAGTAAGTATGAGAACATTCCAACTTTCCTCAACAAGACTTGCATCAAAATTTCATATATCACGATCAACATATATATGCCTAACATATTTGTATGTAACAGAATTTGTAAGAACCATTAAAGTCGGTCGCTCTGATATTGGAGATTCATACGTGCCATAATAAATATAATACAACAAAGTTTAATATAATGTCAGCATGATAATACAACGAACTACAAATGTAGATATCATTTTTTTAGATAATTGTCTGAATAAAACCCTCTGGTTGTTTTCCATAGTTTCCTTCTAAAGACACCATCTCGTAGAGAATCAGTTTGGTGAACTCCTCTACAGATTCCTGTCATCAATTATCCATGTAGATATTAGTATACTAACAACTTGAAACAAGGGATACTGAACAAAAAATTTATATGTTCTATATTAATAACATACCTCAGTATGTCTTTCCACATATTTCGATCCATCGAAATCTTTTATTGCCAGTAGTGTCAGTATTCCTTCAGGTACCCTTCATTCGAAATAGCAAGTATCAATAAGCATAAAATAGTATGTATGGCAAAGTCATATATATAATTTTCAATTTGGATCAGGGGAAGATGATGCTTTCTGTGCACTAATACCTAGGTGAACAAGACATTATCGGTTCCACAAAGTTAGTCCTGAAATCAGACCATCTTACTTTCCAACCTTCGAATAGAACCTCCACTACCTTTTGTAGACAAGCCTGGATTTTTGCAATGTTTATTTTGTGAATATCTTCTACACTTTGATCTCTCGGCATGACATACTTTGGATCTACAACATGTACTCTCTCTTCTTCCATGTCCCAATAGTAAGCACACCAATTCATTTCAACTAAAGCTGGAACGATGATCTGTCAAGATATGTTACCTTGATAAGATACACTTCTAAATAatgtttcaaaaaaaattagCTTGTTGTCAACATATGTGGAATAAAATCATGGTACTCACGCACATAAGAACTCACCATTCTACATTCAGATATATCATATTCATTGAACATCATAGTGAATTGGTATATTATTGATATGCATTCCAGCGGGTCCTTGTTTTCTAGAACTAGCATCTGCTTAAAAGTAGATCATTAGTACGAACTGGCAGAGATTAGATCAATATATTTCAAGATCATAAATGTGTCATATTTTTATTTTGAATAAAGTTCCCTTGTGTCTTACCGCGAAATCTGATTCCATGATATGCCTCCAACAATGTTTCCTTCTCAATCCATACATAGAACTATCTAGTTGGATTGTTCTCCTAATAGCTATATCAAATGCTTCTGCAGTGAACCTTCTTTTCTTTATGAATATATCCTTAAGGTTAAAGCCATCCAGTTCTATGTACTTGGGCAGAGCGTGCACAATCCAGTTCCTGCAATATGTGAAGTGCTAGATTTTTGAATAATGTATTACTAGATGATTGAGCTGGacaagaaataaaataaaagttCATGTTTTTTAGAATAATGTATTGCAAGATGATTGAGCTGTAGAAGAAAGATAATAATGTATTCCAGTTAATTACCTCCTGAGTGTAGATGAATTGTTATTCGCAAGCCAGTCATGTAGATCATTTGTGACACCTGTTCTCACCCTAGACTTGGCTGCCCCACCCATCCACGGATTTGGAGCAAAACCCCTTTGCTTGCATTTTAGTTTACTGAACATGGATTGCTTCAAGTTGTTGTCACTTGGGCACATTGAATTCCCTGATCCATTCTCTATGATGGCAGTAATGTCATGTTCAGAAAGTATGAACTGGTCACATTTTCCAGGCTGAATCGCACTCGCATTATCCTGTTCTACCTTTATTCTCTTTGAACATCCCTCCATCTCTTCTACGAAAAGCTGCTTTCCTACAAGAGGAGTGAACATGCTACCTACAGCTGGTGGTAGGACTTCTATTATAGTTTGTTGTTATAACTATACTATACGAATGAAAAAAATACACCCAAGTACCTTCTTTGTTTTTTCTCGGTGCCCCAATCTCCTTAGCTGACACTCCTCCAACTGAACTGTGACCTGCAGATTTGACGAGTTTCAACGACACTGCACAACATGAGTACTAACTACATCATTGTTATCCGCATTAACGAACATTTAAGTTCAGGATTACCGTCACTCCTGATGCTGCTGTAGTTCGATGATATTTGGAGGGACGAAGTTCCTCTCATATTACTTGCAGGAGCTGCCACATTGGTTGATGTGTGGGTGTGTAGTTTTTGTGATAGGCTCAGATTATCTTGGAATATATTGGCCATAAGTGTCTCCATGTGTACTTCTATCACTGATTTTAATCCTTCTTCATTTAGGTTAATGCGACATCCTTCAAACAATAATTCTTTTGTCTTCCTGACATGATGTATCATACGAGCATTGTGCCACTTCAATGCATCAACTTGGCCATATGATAACTGTGAAAAGTAAAGATATTAGTTCCTACATTTTATGCAAGTACACGAAATTTGTTTGTCAACACTACGTCTTCAGCCTACCTTTTGTTGGATCGATCCTCTCAAATAAGCAGTCAAATAACTTGACACAGCTGGTTGATGTGTTCTGAAAAAAGGGACTTGTACATGTTCTGACCAGGTTGCACTTGGCGTTCCTACAATTTCGTCAGAACGAACTCTCTTCTTGACACTTGCGTCCTGCAATTATTTTCCTATTTCTGTCATGCATTTCATGTAGTAAGTTTAATTTGGAAAATATGCAATCAAATCTTACATTTGTACCACCAGCAGTTGAACTATCGCTGTTGCAGTATGATATATTATTCTCCTGATCTGCATTTATCATCCTTTTAAGAAGCACTAGGTCAAAAAGAGCGATCCTTGGCAACTTATCAGGAGGTAGTGCGAATGTACTTATATCCAAGCTGTCTAGGTATAACACCTGATACATAGAACAACAAACTTAAATTATTATTTCCACACAAAAAATATATGACTATGTGAAAATGCAGAAACCATCACCTGCAGTCCAAGTGTACATCCCGTAACATTCTTTATTGTGTGTTTCATTCTTAATTCATCTTGAACTCTTTTCGCCGACACCATGATCTCATCGATAACAAGTGAACAAAAGTTGTGAAGATGAATTGAACTTGTATCTAGTAAAGAACCCCAGAATTCTTCTATCCCATGATTGGTTCTGGTTTTCGCAACAAGGAAATGTCCAACAACAAAAACAACGAAAGAAACCTTGAATCTATCTTTCTGTTCTTTGTTCATACCAATTGGATAGTCCAGAGTCAGCACATCTTCTGCTACCTTTAGCCCACATGTTTCCATTGCATCTGTGCTTACAGATCCAATAGCAAGTTTTATAAAGTCATTTTTTTCTTCAACAACATTTGTTTCCAATCCAATTAGCTTCTTAGGCCCGCAAGGTATTCCTAATACTCTTTCGATTGCCTTGTCGGTTATCTTAACCTTACACTGTCCATTAACAACTATTGACCTAGATGAAATGTCGACATTGCTTAACAGCCAGACAGTGAATTTCCTTGGAGTTTTGTTTATTTGTGGCATCTGCAGGATTCCACCAAAACCTATATCACGCACTAGTTGTTTCTTCTCATCACTAAATTTGCCAACTACAGCTGCCACCCTTTTGGCTGAACTACGAGATGTCGCTGCATCAACATCAGCCAAGTACCCA includes the following:
- the LOC139832399 gene encoding uncharacterized protein, with translation MDEAAADRIFGDQDLLAEILARLPSARQVLRTKAVGKKFKSATEEGRFVEQYVEHHQPSIISFLVKFEGVFGPSFQLYDAEAAPADDTVVALRARINKEALQADRVVAARGGFVLRANWIHPGNYTVSCPTDVPRLYTFAATPLPPVPRLPDQYTDNTYGQFGLVLEAGPPGGMAFFKLDLDEDRQVARTCEGVSLGSRKCVHAHVSIYSHGQWNRYFSEPIRSRGRVFFHRHPSCILAPNSLFLVYVVGSIIRFDLTDHTFHVLPMPALLSAGVSSDFQYAVGEHSEGGITLAHFMQSHLYTWALKPNAGALNWHIVSVIDIVQAFILQFGVGFCVNFFPAMVGNDPGIEIEFHSVQPRAMSLDGSLVLLTVAFTNGLFVLDSATGSITPLAQIDPIAPVANVYTLTEPWPPRFV
- the LOC127310491 gene encoding uncharacterized protein, encoding MENSGYLADVDAATSRSSAKRVAAVVGKFSDEKKQLVRDIGFGGILQMPQINKTPRKFTVWLLSNVDISSRSIVVNGQCKVKITDKAIERVLGIPCGPKKLIGLETNVVEEKNDFIKLAIGSVSTDAMETCGLKVAEDVLTLDYPIGMNKEQKDRFKVSFVVFVVGHFLVAKTRTNHGIEEFWGSLLDTSSIHLHNFCSLVIDEIMVSAKRVQDELRMKHTIKNVTGCTLGLQVLYLDSLDISTFALPPDKLPRIALFDLVLLKRMINADQENNISYCNSDSSTAGGTNNTSTSCVKLFDCLFERIDPTKGRLKT